The Candidatus Dadabacteria bacterium genome includes a window with the following:
- the lsrF gene encoding 3-hydroxy-5-phosphonooxypentane-2,4-dione thiolase: MDWGMKNRMARIIRPDTGRAVMLALDHGYFLGPTHRLEVPEETITPLLPYADTIMLTRGVLRTSVSPDSGANVVLRVSGGTSIAGPHLEDEGITVDFEEAIRLNVAGVGLSVFVGTGFERQTLLGLSELVNQGERYGIPVLGITAVGKELEKRDSRYLALCCRICAELGARIVKTYYCEDFEKVTGSCPVPIVIAGGPKLDTEMDVFNMTHEAISRGAAGVDMGRNIWQRDNPVAILRAIRGIVHENMTPKQAHELFTELGEKGS, encoded by the coding sequence ATGGACTGGGGCATGAAAAACAGGATGGCCCGCATTATAAGGCCCGATACGGGAAGAGCCGTCATGCTCGCGCTTGACCACGGCTACTTTCTCGGCCCAACGCACCGCCTCGAGGTTCCCGAAGAAACCATAACTCCCCTTCTCCCTTATGCAGATACCATAATGCTCACAAGGGGAGTGCTCAGAACCTCGGTCTCTCCGGATTCGGGGGCAAACGTGGTGCTCAGGGTCTCAGGGGGAACCAGCATCGCCGGCCCGCATCTTGAGGACGAGGGCATTACCGTGGATTTCGAGGAGGCCATAAGGCTCAACGTCGCCGGAGTAGGGCTTTCAGTCTTTGTCGGAACCGGGTTTGAGAGACAGACACTTCTCGGGCTCTCTGAGCTTGTGAACCAGGGGGAGAGATACGGCATTCCGGTTTTGGGGATAACGGCTGTCGGAAAAGAGCTTGAAAAAAGGGACTCAAGGTACCTTGCGCTCTGCTGCAGGATATGCGCTGAACTCGGAGCGCGCATCGTCAAGACCTATTACTGCGAGGATTTCGAGAAAGTAACCGGAAGCTGCCCGGTGCCCATAGTGATCGCGGGCGGTCCCAAGCTTGATACCGAGATGGACGTTTTCAACATGACTCACGAGGCCATATCCCGGGGCGCCGCGGGAGTGGACATGGGAAGAAACATTTGGCAGCGCGACAACCCCGTGGCGATCCTAAGGGCGATTCGCGGCATCGTTCACGAGAACATGACCCCCAAGCAGGCCCACGAGCTTTTCACGGAACTCGGGGAGAAAGGCTCGTGA
- the bioA gene encoding adenosylmethionine--8-amino-7-oxononanoate transaminase codes for MSEKSKQIASYDREFVWHPFTQMKDYASRDPIVIERAEGSYLVDSEGKKYIDGVSSLWVNIHGHAVPEIDGAIKKQLELVSHSTLLGITNPPAAELAKQLVDICPPGLKKVFYSGDGASAVEVALKMAFQYWCHRGRPEKRAFLCLDNGYHGDTLGAVSVGGIDIFHKAFSPLLFKTYRAPSYYCYRCPLGKTWPGCGIACADEMGEILRERQGEIAAVILEPCVQAAGGMVVAPDGYLAKVRENCTRYDVLMIVDEVATGFGRTGRMFACEHDGVTPDMMVLGKGMTGGYLPLSATITTDEIYEQFLGDYEEFKTFFHGHSYSGNPLSCAAAMGNLEAFRNNDTLPSLPEKIEFLENELREFEGLSHVGNVRNKGLMVGIELVGDKKTKQSYEPEERMGWRVAEEALSHEVLIRPLGDVVVLMPPVGIGMDDLAKLLRATYLSIKKVTEEW; via the coding sequence ATGAGTGAAAAATCCAAACAGATAGCCTCTTACGACAGGGAATTTGTCTGGCATCCGTTTACCCAGATGAAGGATTACGCGAGCAGGGATCCCATAGTGATCGAGCGCGCGGAAGGGTCGTACCTGGTGGATTCAGAGGGAAAGAAGTACATAGACGGCGTTTCCTCCCTCTGGGTGAACATCCACGGCCACGCGGTGCCCGAGATTGACGGGGCCATAAAAAAGCAGCTTGAGCTTGTGAGCCACAGCACGCTTCTCGGCATTACAAATCCTCCGGCCGCCGAGCTTGCGAAGCAGCTTGTGGATATCTGCCCGCCGGGACTCAAGAAAGTGTTTTACTCGGGCGACGGGGCAAGTGCCGTGGAGGTTGCGCTCAAGATGGCGTTTCAGTACTGGTGCCACAGGGGAAGGCCCGAGAAAAGGGCGTTTCTGTGCCTTGATAACGGCTATCACGGCGACACCCTGGGAGCCGTCTCGGTAGGGGGAATAGATATTTTCCACAAGGCTTTCTCGCCGCTTCTGTTCAAGACCTACAGGGCTCCTTCCTATTACTGCTACAGGTGTCCGCTGGGGAAAACCTGGCCCGGATGCGGAATCGCGTGCGCGGATGAAATGGGGGAGATACTCAGGGAGCGCCAAGGGGAGATAGCAGCCGTCATACTCGAGCCCTGCGTTCAGGCCGCGGGGGGAATGGTGGTGGCCCCCGACGGCTACCTGGCGAAAGTTAGGGAGAACTGCACGCGTTACGACGTGCTGATGATAGTTGACGAGGTGGCTACGGGCTTCGGGAGAACGGGCAGGATGTTCGCGTGCGAACACGACGGGGTGACGCCCGACATGATGGTTCTCGGGAAGGGGATGACCGGGGGATACCTTCCGCTTTCGGCGACGATAACTACCGATGAGATATACGAGCAGTTCCTGGGAGACTACGAGGAATTCAAGACGTTTTTTCACGGTCACAGTTACTCTGGAAACCCTCTTTCGTGCGCGGCCGCTATGGGAAATCTCGAGGCTTTTAGAAATAACGACACACTGCCCTCTCTTCCGGAAAAAATTGAGTTCCTCGAGAACGAGCTTCGGGAGTTCGAGGGCCTCTCCCACGTCGGAAACGTAAGAAACAAGGGGCTTATGGTCGGAATCGAGCTCGTTGGCGACAAGAAAACCAAACAGTCATACGAGCCGGAGGAGAGGATGGGGTGGCGGGTCGCCGAGGAAGCGCTCTCTCACGAGGTTCTCATAAGACCGCTTGGGGACGTGGTCGTGCTCATGCCTCCCGTGGGAATCGGGATGGACGATCTCGCGAAGCTTCTGCGGGCGACTTATCTCTCCATAAAAAAGGTTACCGAAGAGTGGTAG
- a CDS encoding SulP family inorganic anion transporter produces the protein MVLEKREVRRVKLSLRHLAGGSSDETLFSLALPALSAGITAGLCLLVIEIAFGTFIFSGTLAPYSSQGIGLILFGNFAACLLIALIGGYRGTIAGLSPLFVPVMATIAATMNTDAQALFVTTACALIISAVATGTCCLLVGQFRLANMLRFIPYPVAGGFVAGIGGVVCLAALSLMGAGPGWRGAALLEPTVLWTWFPGVAYGVLLYGAVRRWGNPVILPASILLAIAAYHLALSALGISGAEARADGLLLVSTAKGSLWPALWPSDFAHVDWSAIIGQIPNMMILILIALICVIVDVAGLEAAVGEDMEWNREFRAMGLASIIAGFGGGTAATIIVSASIRSKIFRATTRLTGVIAACVVGVALLFGDGILELVPTAFVGGMLVFAGLVMLDQGLVKTRERLPRPEYAIILLIFVVIIFFGLLEGVGAGMAATMVFFAVRLSQADTIASHFTAREHRSNKFRPVPDRAILLAEGDRVQAYKLQGYIFFGSVSALADRLRKSLDGPSRPTCLIIDFSDVSGFDFSAVSVVARFVQRANAAGVRVVLSGLSEKLRFSLEKNIDPSVFSELWLESNADHSLERCEDLIIETWKAGVATMEQHASLLEHTVDDIEHYLERQVRFEDLIETLRPWLVPRNYATEDIIAGPDIQSEGLLLLLSGRASVYDSAGLRLHQCGPGDVIWPSNPAAATETTIVADESCSTMLLTPNSRRWMEKHEQGLAIELYQYLLAEHFRTEAEENTPAEEGSGD, from the coding sequence TTGGTGCTGGAGAAGCGAGAGGTTCGCAGGGTGAAATTGTCTCTCAGGCATCTTGCGGGCGGAAGCAGTGACGAAACCCTGTTCTCTCTTGCGCTTCCGGCACTGTCGGCCGGGATCACCGCGGGTCTCTGTCTGCTCGTCATTGAGATTGCCTTCGGAACATTCATATTCTCTGGAACGCTGGCCCCGTATTCCTCCCAGGGCATCGGCCTGATACTGTTCGGAAACTTCGCCGCATGCCTGCTTATCGCTCTTATAGGAGGGTACCGCGGCACAATCGCGGGGCTGTCTCCCTTGTTTGTGCCCGTGATGGCAACCATTGCGGCCACAATGAATACGGATGCCCAGGCTCTCTTCGTGACCACGGCCTGCGCGCTGATCATCAGCGCCGTGGCCACGGGTACGTGCTGCCTTCTGGTTGGACAGTTCCGGCTCGCCAACATGCTGCGCTTCATCCCGTATCCGGTGGCGGGAGGGTTTGTGGCAGGGATCGGAGGAGTCGTCTGCCTGGCGGCCCTGTCCCTGATGGGGGCAGGTCCGGGCTGGAGGGGAGCGGCACTGCTGGAGCCGACCGTGCTGTGGACATGGTTCCCGGGCGTCGCCTACGGTGTGCTCCTTTACGGCGCCGTCAGGCGTTGGGGAAATCCCGTGATCCTTCCGGCAAGCATTCTGCTTGCGATCGCCGCGTACCATCTTGCTCTCTCGGCCCTAGGCATCTCCGGCGCCGAGGCCAGGGCGGATGGACTGCTTCTTGTCAGCACGGCGAAGGGAAGCTTGTGGCCGGCGTTGTGGCCGAGCGACTTCGCGCACGTGGACTGGTCCGCGATTATCGGACAGATACCGAACATGATGATACTGATTCTTATTGCCCTGATCTGCGTCATCGTGGATGTCGCCGGACTCGAGGCCGCCGTGGGCGAGGATATGGAGTGGAACCGCGAGTTCCGGGCGATGGGCCTTGCCAGCATCATTGCCGGATTCGGCGGGGGAACAGCGGCGACCATAATCGTTTCCGCATCGATCCGCAGCAAGATATTCCGCGCTACCACCCGGCTGACAGGAGTAATCGCAGCCTGCGTCGTCGGGGTTGCGCTGCTGTTTGGCGACGGCATTCTGGAACTGGTGCCAACCGCGTTTGTCGGCGGCATGCTGGTCTTTGCCGGACTCGTCATGCTGGACCAGGGACTGGTGAAGACCCGCGAACGCCTGCCCAGACCGGAATACGCAATCATCCTCCTGATCTTTGTCGTCATCATCTTTTTCGGCCTGCTAGAGGGCGTGGGCGCCGGCATGGCGGCCACCATGGTGTTCTTCGCAGTGCGTCTGAGCCAGGCGGATACGATCGCGTCGCATTTCACCGCGCGCGAGCATCGTAGCAACAAGTTCCGCCCGGTTCCCGACCGTGCCATCCTCCTGGCGGAGGGAGACCGGGTGCAGGCGTACAAGCTTCAGGGATACATCTTCTTCGGCAGCGTCAGCGCCCTGGCCGACCGTCTCAGGAAGTCCCTAGACGGCCCATCGCGGCCCACCTGTCTGATAATCGACTTCTCCGATGTCTCCGGGTTCGACTTTTCGGCGGTGAGCGTGGTGGCCCGATTCGTCCAGCGGGCAAACGCCGCGGGAGTGCGCGTGGTCTTAAGCGGTCTTTCAGAGAAACTGCGCTTCAGCCTTGAGAAGAACATCGATCCTTCGGTGTTCTCGGAGTTGTGGCTTGAGTCAAACGCCGATCACAGCTTGGAGCGTTGCGAGGATCTCATCATCGAGACATGGAAGGCGGGTGTGGCCACGATGGAGCAGCACGCCTCGCTGCTTGAGCACACCGTCGATGACATTGAACACTACTTGGAGCGGCAGGTCCGCTTCGAGGACCTCATAGAAACGCTTCGGCCGTGGCTTGTCCCCCGGAATTATGCCACCGAGGATATCATCGCAGGACCGGATATCCAAAGCGAAGGCCTGCTGCTGCTGCTGTCGGGCCGTGCATCCGTCTACGATTCCGCGGGCCTGCGACTCCACCAGTGCGGCCCCGGTGACGTGATCTGGCCATCCAATCCGGCAGCTGCCACGGAAACAACGATAGTCGCGGACGAGTCATGCTCCACAATGCTGCTCACTCCCAACTCCCGTCGCTGGATGGAGAAACACGAACAGGGACTGGCGATCGAGTTGTATCAATACCTGCTTGCCGAGCACTTCAGAACTGAGGCGGAAGAGAACACACCTGCGGAAGAAGGATCCGGGGATTGA
- the vapC gene encoding tRNA(fMet)-specific endonuclease VapC, whose amino-acid sequence MLKYMLDTNIVIYVINRRPIELLDVFNRNLPRTCISSVTLAELLHGVEKSSRPEYNRRQVEEFVSLLDVLEYGPAAASHYGEIRADLERRGISAGVNDMHIAAHARSQGLTIVTNNLSEFVRIRGLSLDNWIENHTA is encoded by the coding sequence ATGCTGAAGTATATGCTGGACACCAACATTGTGATTTATGTCATTAATCGTCGGCCGATTGAGTTGTTGGATGTTTTTAACCGTAATCTTCCACGGACATGCATAAGCTCGGTAACCTTGGCTGAATTGCTGCATGGCGTTGAGAAGAGTTCAAGACCGGAGTACAACCGCAGGCAGGTTGAAGAGTTTGTTTCCCTGCTAGATGTTCTTGAATACGGACCAGCGGCGGCATCCCATTACGGAGAGATACGTGCCGACTTAGAGCGGAGAGGAATTTCTGCAGGAGTGAATGACATGCACATCGCTGCCCATGCTAGGAGTCAAGGTTTAACGATTGTCACAAACAACCTGAGCGAATTTGTACGCATTAGGGGTCTAAGTCTGGATAACTGGATCGAGAATCATACAGCCTGA
- the bioF gene encoding 8-amino-7-oxononanoate synthase: MEAPDCLEWIEDELRVIRGENLFRTLTEIASGQSPEIVIGGKKHLLLASNNYLGLSTDPRVIGAAAGALSDYGTGSGGSRLVSGSSDLHAELEEKIARFKSTEAAILFSSGYLVNVGTIAALVGEGDTVFSDELNHASIIDGCRLSRARVRVYPHLDTDSLRHMVSRSRGGGKKLIVTDTVFSMDGDLVDLGEICSIAERYGCMLMVDEAHAMGVLGEKGSGATEHFGVERRVPVVMGTLSKAVGSLGGYVAGSRSLVDFIRNRVRSYIFDTSLPAASLAASIEAICIIESEPERRRHLMELVDTFKAGLLEMGFSVLPSQSAIVPVLTGEPEATLSLASALRDRGIYTPAVRPPSVPAGKCRIRASLMATHTKDQISRALEGFRDSRSLVKSF; encoded by the coding sequence ATGGAAGCCCCCGATTGCCTTGAGTGGATTGAAGATGAGTTGAGGGTCATACGGGGGGAAAATCTTTTCAGGACGCTTACGGAGATCGCCTCGGGGCAGTCTCCCGAGATAGTAATCGGCGGGAAAAAGCACCTGCTCCTAGCTTCTAACAACTATCTGGGTCTCTCCACCGACCCGAGAGTGATCGGGGCGGCGGCCGGGGCCCTTTCTGATTACGGTACGGGCTCGGGAGGGTCAAGGCTGGTCAGCGGGAGTTCCGACCTTCACGCCGAGCTTGAGGAAAAAATAGCGCGGTTTAAGTCAACCGAGGCCGCGATCCTTTTCTCAAGCGGCTATCTCGTGAATGTGGGAACGATCGCGGCGCTTGTCGGGGAAGGGGACACGGTGTTCAGCGACGAGCTTAACCACGCATCAATAATAGATGGCTGCAGGCTCTCCCGGGCCAGGGTGCGGGTGTATCCCCATCTCGATACGGACAGCCTTAGGCACATGGTTTCCCGAAGCCGTGGCGGCGGAAAGAAGCTCATAGTCACGGATACTGTGTTCAGCATGGACGGGGATCTCGTTGACCTCGGGGAGATCTGCTCGATCGCTGAGCGCTACGGATGCATGCTCATGGTGGATGAGGCCCACGCCATGGGGGTTCTCGGGGAGAAGGGCAGCGGAGCCACCGAGCATTTCGGAGTCGAGCGGAGGGTTCCCGTGGTCATGGGTACTCTTTCAAAAGCCGTCGGATCCCTGGGTGGATACGTGGCCGGCAGCCGATCTCTTGTCGATTTCATCAGAAACAGGGTAAGGAGCTACATTTTCGATACCTCCCTTCCCGCAGCTTCCCTCGCCGCGTCAATTGAGGCTATCTGTATCATAGAGAGCGAACCGGAGAGAAGAAGGCATCTGATGGAGCTTGTCGATACGTTCAAGGCCGGTCTTTTAGAGATGGGGTTTTCCGTGCTTCCCTCCCAGAGTGCTATAGTTCCCGTGCTTACGGGTGAGCCGGAGGCGACACTCAGTCTGGCGTCGGCACTTAGGGACAGAGGAATCTACACTCCCGCGGTAAGACCTCCATCGGTTCCCGCCGGAAAATGCAGAATAAGGGCGTCGCTTATGGCGACCCACACGAAAGACCAGATATCCCGGGCCCTTGAGGGCTTCAGGGATTCAAGATCGCTCGTTAAGAGTTTCTGA
- the coaBC gene encoding bifunctional phosphopantothenoylcysteine decarboxylase/phosphopantothenate--cysteine ligase CoaBC yields the protein MEWFQGKNVVVGITGGISAYKSCELVRSLVRDGAEVRCVMTANAERFITPLTLQTLSGNKVASNLFDLTSESEIGHIKIADEGDVVVVAPASASFIGKIASGIADSLLATVILATRAPVIICPAMNSNMYSNSIVQENMEKLRRHGFTIVEPEEGDLACGWTGRGRLAETDAIALEVQKAIAPQDYAGENILVSAGATREHIDPVRFISNPSTGKMGYSIARAAWLRGARVTLVSGHSSLPDPHGVKVVRITDCDEMYERIHECFELANIVIKSAAVSDYSPREKSEQKIKKSKKQLSIPLKKTRDILKSLGENKKDRILVGFAAETENIVENSQKKLKEKNLDLIVANDVTAPQAGFGEDTNIAWLVDREKVEELQLMSKFELANRILDRIKEIERNRQDQAV from the coding sequence ATGGAGTGGTTCCAGGGAAAAAACGTCGTAGTGGGAATAACGGGCGGGATCTCCGCCTACAAGTCCTGCGAACTTGTGAGATCTCTCGTGAGAGACGGGGCGGAGGTTCGGTGCGTAATGACCGCAAACGCCGAGCGCTTCATAACCCCGCTCACCCTCCAGACCCTCTCTGGAAACAAGGTCGCCTCCAATCTTTTTGATCTCACTTCAGAATCCGAAATAGGCCACATAAAAATTGCCGACGAGGGCGACGTGGTGGTGGTCGCGCCCGCAAGCGCGTCCTTTATAGGCAAAATCGCCTCTGGGATAGCCGACAGCCTGCTCGCAACCGTCATACTGGCAACCAGGGCTCCTGTGATTATCTGTCCCGCAATGAACTCCAATATGTACTCAAACTCCATAGTGCAGGAAAACATGGAGAAACTGAGGCGTCACGGATTCACCATAGTGGAACCCGAGGAGGGAGATCTTGCCTGCGGGTGGACCGGAAGGGGAAGGCTTGCCGAAACAGACGCTATAGCTCTTGAGGTTCAGAAGGCGATTGCGCCGCAGGACTACGCGGGAGAGAACATACTTGTAAGCGCCGGAGCGACCAGGGAGCACATAGATCCCGTAAGGTTCATATCCAACCCATCTACCGGAAAAATGGGCTACTCGATAGCCCGGGCCGCATGGCTTCGCGGAGCCCGTGTGACACTGGTTTCGGGACACTCCTCTCTTCCGGACCCACACGGAGTGAAAGTAGTGCGGATAACTGACTGCGATGAGATGTATGAGAGAATCCACGAGTGTTTCGAGCTGGCAAACATAGTGATAAAGTCGGCGGCCGTAAGCGATTACTCGCCCCGAGAAAAATCGGAGCAGAAGATAAAAAAATCGAAAAAACAGCTCTCCATCCCCCTTAAGAAAACCCGGGACATACTGAAGTCACTCGGAGAAAACAAGAAAGACAGGATACTGGTGGGATTCGCGGCCGAGACGGAAAACATTGTCGAGAATTCACAAAAGAAGCTCAAGGAGAAGAACCTTGACCTCATTGTGGCAAACGACGTTACGGCCCCGCAGGCGGGCTTCGGAGAAGATACCAACATAGCCTGGCTTGTGGACAGGGAAAAAGTTGAAGAACTTCAGCTCATGAGCAAATTTGAACTTGCGAACAGGATTCTCGACAGGATAAAGGAAATAGAGAGGAATCGACAAGATCAGGCTGTATGA
- a CDS encoding alcohol dehydrogenase catalytic domain-containing protein — translation MLAAVYHTNSDLRVEEFPRPEPGEGEVLIRVRASGICGSDLMEWYRVPKAPLVLGHEIAGEVAEIGSGVSRFRVGDRVVATHHVPCKECRYCLSGRHTSCPMIRKSGFNPGGFSEFVCVAPPNVERGVLHLPDNVSFEEGSFTEPLGCVTRAIRAAGLCSGDSVTILGSGTAGLLCLQYALHLGAGPVFMTDSDEFRLCKAMEFGAAYVFSPEDDISSFVMENNSGYLSDMVIVCTGARAAIKSAFSLVSPSGKILFFAPSDPEFRLDFPFNDYWWSGVRIVSSYAAAPGDLEDALSLIEKGAVDVGGMITHRFSLRDIQRGFTLAENPEKSLKIMITP, via the coding sequence ATGCTCGCCGCGGTCTATCACACAAACAGCGACCTGAGGGTTGAGGAGTTTCCCCGCCCGGAGCCGGGAGAGGGGGAGGTCCTCATCAGGGTCAGGGCGAGCGGAATCTGCGGAAGCGATCTTATGGAGTGGTACAGGGTGCCGAAAGCTCCTTTGGTGCTGGGTCACGAGATTGCGGGGGAAGTGGCTGAAATTGGATCGGGAGTGAGCCGGTTCCGGGTAGGCGACAGGGTCGTTGCCACTCATCATGTCCCCTGCAAAGAGTGCCGTTACTGCCTTTCCGGAAGACATACCAGCTGTCCCATGATAAGGAAATCGGGGTTTAACCCGGGCGGTTTCTCGGAGTTTGTGTGCGTGGCACCTCCGAACGTGGAGCGGGGAGTTCTTCATCTTCCGGACAACGTGTCTTTTGAGGAAGGATCGTTCACGGAGCCCCTTGGCTGCGTCACGAGAGCGATTCGCGCGGCGGGACTTTGTAGCGGGGACAGCGTAACGATTCTCGGAAGCGGCACGGCTGGGCTTTTATGCCTTCAGTATGCTCTTCACCTTGGCGCGGGACCGGTTTTCATGACTGATTCAGATGAATTCAGGCTGTGTAAGGCCATGGAGTTCGGAGCCGCTTATGTTTTCAGCCCCGAGGACGACATCTCTTCGTTTGTAATGGAGAATAACTCAGGATACCTCTCTGACATGGTAATAGTCTGCACGGGGGCGCGGGCCGCGATAAAAAGCGCCTTCAGTCTTGTCTCCCCTTCGGGGAAAATACTCTTTTTTGCTCCTTCTGACCCGGAGTTCAGGCTGGATTTCCCCTTTAACGATTACTGGTGGTCGGGAGTCCGTATTGTGAGTTCATACGCGGCGGCTCCCGGGGACTTGGAAGACGCACTTTCTCTGATAGAAAAAGGGGCTGTGGATGTGGGCGGGATGATTACCCACAGGTTTTCGCTACGAGACATCCAGAGAGGTTTCACACTTGCCGAAAATCCCGAAAAAAGCCTTAAAATCATGATAACTCCCTGA
- the bioB gene encoding biotin synthase BioB, whose product MDILDVVSEKLLEKEEQINFSDALALAELPAERLSELISLARKVTLKYKGDGVFLRSIISAQTGNCPEDCSFCSQSAHFDTEVEAHPLMAAERILGAARQAEKMGAMDFCIVISAKGPTPRIFKKVLEAVDLLCAETNLKVGCSLGDLTREQAYELRDHGVWRYNHNVETCRSHFPSICTTHSYDDRLKTALLVKETGMNLCSGGILGMGESIRQRMEFAFEIRDLDPTWVPINFLDPRPGTPFENLETIEPLEAVKTISIFRLVLPDKIIMTAGGREVTLRDLQAMGLVAGANAMILGNYLTTPGRSPKDDLRMLDDLQMPVRKEILN is encoded by the coding sequence ATAGATATTCTTGACGTGGTTTCCGAAAAGCTTCTCGAAAAAGAAGAACAGATAAACTTCTCTGACGCACTCGCGCTTGCGGAACTTCCAGCGGAGCGTCTCTCGGAACTCATATCGCTTGCGAGGAAGGTAACCCTCAAGTACAAGGGCGACGGAGTGTTTCTGCGCTCGATAATAAGCGCCCAGACGGGGAACTGTCCCGAGGATTGCTCCTTCTGCTCCCAGTCGGCCCATTTCGACACGGAGGTGGAGGCCCACCCGCTAATGGCTGCCGAGAGGATTCTCGGGGCCGCGAGGCAGGCGGAGAAGATGGGAGCAATGGATTTCTGCATAGTCATAAGCGCAAAGGGCCCGACGCCGAGGATATTCAAAAAGGTTCTCGAAGCCGTTGATCTTCTCTGTGCGGAAACGAACCTCAAGGTCGGCTGCTCCCTCGGCGACCTGACGAGGGAACAGGCATACGAACTCAGGGACCACGGTGTGTGGAGATATAACCACAATGTCGAGACCTGCAGGAGCCATTTCCCAAGCATATGCACCACTCACAGCTACGATGACAGGCTGAAGACCGCCCTTCTTGTGAAGGAAACCGGAATGAACCTCTGCTCGGGCGGCATACTTGGCATGGGGGAGAGCATACGCCAGAGAATGGAGTTTGCTTTCGAGATAAGGGATCTTGATCCCACATGGGTTCCGATAAATTTCCTTGACCCGAGACCCGGAACCCCGTTTGAGAACCTTGAGACCATAGAGCCGCTTGAAGCTGTGAAGACCATATCGATTTTCAGGCTGGTGCTGCCGGACAAGATAATAATGACGGCAGGCGGAAGGGAAGTGACGCTTAGAGACCTCCAGGCGATGGGTCTTGTGGCCGGGGCGAACGCCATGATCCTCGGCAACTACCTTACCACTCCGGGACGCTCTCCCAAGGACGACCTGCGCATGCTTGACGATCTGCAGATGCCGGTCAGAAAAGAAATTCTAAACTAG
- a CDS encoding BMP family ABC transporter substrate-binding protein, which produces MKKNLKADAFLLVLLPAVLLISFSALSCHDEDDSGPAVGIVYDTVGKEDKSFNESAYEGIKRAEAELGISVNEDTTDGTDREELIRSLAENNDLVIAVGFSFEDQIKKIAAEFPETSFAGVDIQQGKNPPVNFASLLFNETEGSFLVGAAAALTTKTDKIGFIGGVCATPDAIIERFEAGFIAGARQVNPDITIETEYLSHWDDQTGFNNAEKAEMVATRIFAAGADVIFHASGASGPGLFKAAKDISEARGSGVWAIGVDSDQYRTASESEREHILTSMLKRVDTAVYNIIEARKNGEFTGGEVRNDLSNGGVDYATSGGFVDKIKNRLEEYRTSIINGDIEVPAVPGKSCAQPQTY; this is translated from the coding sequence ATGAAAAAAAACCTGAAAGCAGACGCATTCCTGTTAGTTCTGCTCCCAGCAGTGCTGCTTATATCTTTTTCTGCCCTTTCATGCCACGACGAGGACGATAGCGGCCCTGCGGTGGGAATAGTCTACGACACCGTAGGCAAGGAGGACAAGTCATTCAATGAGTCCGCTTATGAAGGGATCAAGAGGGCCGAGGCGGAACTCGGAATTTCTGTAAACGAAGATACAACTGACGGAACCGACCGAGAGGAACTTATCCGGTCCCTGGCCGAAAATAACGACCTCGTTATAGCCGTCGGGTTTTCATTTGAGGACCAGATAAAAAAGATCGCTGCTGAATTCCCGGAAACCAGTTTCGCCGGAGTGGACATCCAGCAGGGAAAGAACCCTCCTGTGAATTTCGCGAGCCTGCTTTTTAACGAGACAGAAGGCTCCTTTCTGGTCGGCGCCGCAGCGGCACTTACAACAAAGACGGACAAGATCGGCTTCATAGGAGGAGTATGCGCCACTCCTGATGCGATCATCGAAAGATTCGAGGCGGGATTTATAGCCGGGGCAAGGCAAGTAAACCCAGATATCACGATTGAAACGGAATACCTGTCTCACTGGGATGATCAGACGGGGTTTAACAATGCCGAAAAAGCTGAGATGGTTGCGACACGCATATTCGCAGCCGGAGCGGATGTCATTTTTCACGCGTCTGGAGCCTCGGGGCCGGGACTTTTCAAGGCGGCAAAGGACATAAGCGAAGCGCGGGGAAGCGGAGTCTGGGCTATAGGGGTTGATTCAGACCAGTACAGGACCGCAAGTGAATCCGAGCGGGAGCACATACTGACTTCCATGCTGAAAAGGGTGGACACAGCGGTCTACAATATCATCGAAGCCCGTAAAAACGGCGAATTCACGGGCGGAGAGGTGAGAAACGATCTCTCAAACGGCGGAGTCGACTACGCAACGTCCGGGGGGTTCGTGGACAAGATAAAAAATCGTCTGGAAGAGTACAGGACCAGCATAATAAACGGCGATATCGAGGTTCCAGCAGTTCCGGGAAAAAGCTGCGCGCAGCCGCAGACTTACTGA
- a CDS encoding antitoxin → MPVKGSVFKNNRTQAVRLPAEVRFPDDVKEVIVRVVGHDRILSPVDHAWDSFFLSEERVTDDFMTERVSQEQPEREPFE, encoded by the coding sequence ATGCCTGTTAAAGGATCAGTCTTCAAGAACAATCGAACTCAAGCCGTCAGGCTTCCCGCTGAGGTGCGCTTTCCAGACGACGTCAAAGAAGTTATTGTGAGAGTGGTCGGTCATGACCGCATACTTTCCCCTGTTGACCATGCTTGGGATAGTTTCTTTTTGTCTGAGGAGCGCGTGACTGACGATTTTATGACTGAGCGTGTCAGCCAGGAGCAGCCGGAAAGAGAGCCTTTTGAGTAA